From a region of the Actinomadura luzonensis genome:
- a CDS encoding sialidase family protein — translation MRFRHALGLIAPGALVLVRIPPATAQGFSYEDLKPWRRRPASGVLGDALGEQPGCGGPDGALYVVWANLDTAPAGPADNHPQVLPANSRNSREANGRVPAGFTGPLGDALRIGVRSGGRDNGVVVPEVPPRACTAPAPPRAGSRPGTPSPVHLEVDLMHLLTRRAGAAVTAAVATLLLTTTPALANVPVTEIGADTFTNATSQHRTQVEPDTFQFGTTIVAAQQTGRFFDGGSSDIAFATSTDNGATWTRGNLPGITTFAGGSFNRVSDPAVAFDSLHNVWMISTLGLTDTGGVVGRAVLTSRSTDGGLTWGNPVVTANATGSANLDKNWIACDNTAASPFFGRCYTEFDDNGAGNAVRMARSTNGGLSWTVVSTSVTGLGGQPVVRPNGTVLVPYLSNNNQIRSFRSIDGGVTWRASVLVSAVQQHTVAGGLRTSPLPSAEIDSAGTAYVAWQDCRFQSGCAGNDIVLSKSTSETTWGAVTRVTSDGGDHFIPGIGVDRTTSGGAARVAVTYYRYPVSACTAATCQLTVAATSSVNGGASWAAPTQIQGPMTLSWTADTSQGRMVGDYISTSVVPGGNAFAAFAVATAPTGGTFNENTFTVTGGRPVAGAAATARAADVPVATGEAVAETARTAR, via the coding sequence ATGCGATTCCGGCATGCTCTCGGCCTGATCGCTCCGGGCGCCCTCGTCCTGGTCAGGATTCCTCCCGCCACCGCGCAGGGGTTCTCGTACGAAGATCTCAAACCGTGGCGGCGACGTCCGGCCTCGGGGGTGCTCGGCGATGCGCTGGGCGAGCAGCCCGGCTGCGGCGGCCCCGACGGCGCCCTGTACGTGGTGTGGGCCAACCTCGACACCGCACCGGCCGGCCCGGCCGACAACCATCCGCAGGTGCTGCCGGCCAACAGCCGCAACTCCCGCGAGGCGAACGGCCGCGTTCCGGCCGGGTTCACCGGCCCGCTGGGCGACGCGCTCCGCATCGGCGTCAGGAGCGGCGGCCGCGACAACGGCGTCGTCGTCCCCGAGGTGCCGCCCCGCGCCTGCACCGCGCCCGCGCCGCCGCGTGCCGGGAGCCGACCCGGCACGCCCTCCCCCGTCCACTTGGAGGTGGACCTCATGCACCTGCTCACCCGACGCGCAGGAGCCGCCGTCACCGCGGCTGTCGCGACCCTGCTCCTGACCACCACTCCCGCGCTGGCGAACGTCCCGGTGACCGAGATCGGGGCCGACACGTTCACGAATGCCACGAGCCAGCACCGCACCCAGGTCGAGCCGGACACCTTCCAGTTCGGCACGACCATCGTCGCCGCGCAGCAGACCGGACGGTTCTTCGACGGCGGCTCCTCCGACATCGCCTTCGCCACCTCGACGGACAACGGCGCCACCTGGACCCGCGGCAACCTGCCCGGGATCACGACCTTCGCCGGGGGTTCGTTCAACCGGGTCAGCGACCCGGCGGTGGCCTTCGACTCCCTGCACAACGTCTGGATGATCTCCACACTGGGCCTGACCGACACCGGCGGCGTCGTGGGCCGGGCCGTGCTCACCAGCCGGTCCACCGATGGCGGCCTGACCTGGGGCAACCCGGTCGTCACCGCCAACGCGACCGGGTCCGCCAACCTGGACAAGAACTGGATCGCCTGCGACAACACGGCGGCCAGCCCCTTCTTCGGCCGCTGCTACACCGAGTTCGACGACAACGGCGCGGGCAACGCCGTCCGGATGGCCCGCTCCACCAACGGCGGCCTGAGCTGGACCGTGGTCAGCACCTCGGTCACCGGCCTCGGCGGGCAGCCGGTGGTCCGGCCCAACGGCACCGTGCTGGTGCCCTACCTCAGCAACAACAACCAGATCCGCTCCTTCCGCTCCATCGACGGCGGGGTGACCTGGCGGGCCAGCGTGCTCGTCTCGGCCGTCCAGCAGCACACCGTCGCGGGCGGGCTGCGCACCTCGCCGCTGCCGTCGGCCGAGATCGACTCGGCCGGCACGGCGTACGTGGCCTGGCAGGACTGCCGCTTCCAGTCCGGCTGCGCCGGCAACGACATCGTGCTGAGCAAGTCCACCAGCGAGACCACCTGGGGCGCCGTCACCCGCGTCACCAGCGACGGCGGTGACCACTTCATCCCGGGCATCGGCGTCGACCGCACCACCTCGGGCGGCGCCGCGCGGGTGGCCGTCACCTACTACCGCTACCCCGTCTCCGCCTGCACGGCCGCCACCTGCCAGCTCACCGTCGCGGCCACCTCGTCCGTCAACGGCGGCGCGAGCTGGGCGGCGCCCACCCAGATCCAGGGGCCGATGACGCTGTCCTGGACCGCCGACACCTCGCAGGGCCGCATGGTCGGCGACTACATCTCCACCTCGGTGGTGCCCGGCGGGAACGCGTTCGCCGCGTTCGCCGTGGCCACCGCGCCGACCGGCGGCACGTTCAACGAGAACACCTTCACCGTCACCGGAGGACGCCCGGTCGCCGGCGCCGCCGCCACGGCGCGCGCCGCCGACGTACCGGTGGCGACGGGCGAGGCGGTCGCGGAGACCGCGCGCACCGCACGCTGA
- a CDS encoding helix-turn-helix domain-containing protein: MTTRTPTAAPGTWRPPSPAATRPVAAALEQAAGRARERAGYAAAAAAGLAARLTPGLGERARRLTLAAEATADAGALEHAQVLAEQARRLGGDPLTLARLAGLRGRIAFDRGIVHDAHRILVDGALSVAGLDRKEAALLLLDAVRNAWYVSEPGFVAEGAARLAELPLTPEDGVDGFVRAARAMADFLAGDLERALPPFRELIALATAVPAGMTALRISICSLAGISGDFDNGIAIAESVVEECRADGMAGLLTLALAVLAIHQMYLGRFHDAVTTAAEGRRLATDIGQTHRVAHFESAMALVAAAQGRELDCRELAGRTIAHHESHPAATIVGWAEWALGLLDLGQGRFADALERFDAAVRGPLRHQIMPIYFAPDQIEAAARLGLAGRAVEPLARFESWATAARQPWAEAVLHRCRALLAPDEEAGWHWEQAVRSHAEANRPFERARTDLLYGEWLRRARRRNESRTRLRAALETFERAGSAPWADRARAELRAAGETVSAGAPTAITLLSPQELQVVRLAATGATNRKIAAQLFISPRTVSHHLYRAFPKLGVTTRTELANLDLDPPG; encoded by the coding sequence CCGGCCGCGCCCGCGAAAGGGCGGGCTACGCGGCGGCCGCCGCCGCCGGGCTGGCCGCCCGGCTCACCCCCGGCCTGGGCGAGCGCGCCCGGCGGCTGACCCTGGCCGCCGAGGCCACCGCCGACGCCGGGGCGCTGGAGCACGCGCAGGTCCTGGCCGAGCAGGCGCGGCGGCTCGGCGGCGACCCGCTGACCCTGGCCAGGCTGGCCGGCCTGCGCGGCCGGATCGCGTTCGACCGGGGGATCGTGCACGACGCGCACCGGATCCTCGTCGACGGCGCCCTGTCCGTCGCCGGGCTGGACCGGAAGGAGGCGGCGCTCCTCCTGCTCGACGCGGTGCGCAACGCCTGGTACGTCAGCGAGCCCGGCTTCGTCGCCGAGGGCGCGGCGCGGCTCGCGGAGCTGCCGCTGACGCCCGAGGACGGGGTGGACGGGTTCGTCCGGGCCGCCCGCGCGATGGCCGACTTCCTGGCCGGCGACCTGGAGCGGGCGCTGCCGCCCTTCCGCGAGCTGATCGCCCTGGCCACGGCGGTCCCCGCCGGGATGACGGCCCTGCGGATCAGCATCTGCTCGCTGGCCGGCATCTCGGGCGACTTCGACAACGGGATCGCCATCGCGGAGTCGGTGGTCGAGGAATGCCGGGCCGACGGCATGGCCGGGCTGCTGACGCTGGCCCTGGCGGTGCTGGCCATCCACCAGATGTACCTCGGCCGGTTCCACGACGCCGTCACGACCGCCGCCGAAGGCCGCCGGCTGGCCACCGACATCGGCCAGACCCACCGCGTCGCGCACTTCGAGAGCGCCATGGCCCTGGTCGCCGCCGCCCAGGGCCGCGAACTGGACTGCCGTGAGCTGGCCGGACGCACGATCGCGCACCACGAATCCCATCCGGCGGCGACGATCGTCGGCTGGGCCGAATGGGCGCTCGGCCTGCTCGATCTCGGTCAGGGCCGCTTCGCGGACGCGCTCGAACGCTTCGACGCCGCCGTCCGCGGGCCGCTGCGGCATCAGATCATGCCCATCTACTTCGCCCCCGACCAGATCGAGGCCGCCGCCCGGCTCGGCCTGGCCGGGCGCGCCGTGGAACCGCTCGCCCGCTTCGAGTCCTGGGCCACGGCCGCGCGTCAGCCGTGGGCCGAAGCCGTGCTGCACCGCTGCCGCGCCCTTCTCGCTCCCGACGAGGAGGCCGGGTGGCACTGGGAGCAGGCCGTACGGTCGCACGCCGAGGCGAACAGGCCCTTCGAGCGGGCCCGCACGGACCTGCTCTACGGCGAGTGGCTGCGCCGCGCCCGCAGGAGGAACGAGTCCCGCACCCGCCTGCGCGCCGCCCTGGAGACCTTCGAACGGGCCGGCTCCGCGCCCTGGGCGGACCGCGCCCGCGCCGAGCTGCGCGCGGCCGGGGAGACGGTCAGCGCGGGCGCGCCCACGGCGATCACCCTGCTCTCCCCGCAGGAACTCCAGGTGGTCCGGCTGGCCGCCACGGGAGCCACCAACCGGAAGATCGCCGCCCAGCTGTTCATCAGCCCCAGGACGGTCAGCCACCACCTGTACCGCGCCTTCCCCAAACTCGGCGTGACCACCCGGACCGAGCTCGCCAACCTCGACCTCGACCCGCCGGGCTGA